One segment of Ureibacillus thermophilus DNA contains the following:
- a CDS encoding MerR family transcriptional regulator, whose amino-acid sequence MTYRTSEIRKSMPLLPIGTVIQLTDLTARQIRYYEEQGLICPHRTEGNQRMFSLNDVDLLLEIKDLLEQGLNIAGIKKVFEMKKEAKLERKLDKELSEEKIRSILREEMKIAQSRSQKPSLRYADVTRYYQ is encoded by the coding sequence ATGACATATCGGACAAGCGAAATTCGAAAATCAATGCCGTTATTGCCTATAGGAACGGTCATTCAATTAACAGACTTGACTGCACGGCAAATTCGCTATTACGAGGAGCAAGGTTTAATTTGCCCTCATCGTACAGAAGGCAATCAGCGAATGTTTTCTTTAAATGATGTAGATTTGCTTTTAGAAATTAAAGATTTGCTTGAACAAGGGTTGAATATAGCGGGGATAAAAAAGGTTTTTGAGATGAAAAAAGAGGCAAAATTAGAAAGAAAGTTGGATAAAGAACTTTCTGAGGAAAAAATCCGCAGCATTTTGCGGGAGGAAATGAAAATTGCCCAATCCCGTTCCCAAAAACCTTCGCTTAGATATGCAGATGTTACTCGATATTACCAATAA
- the glnA gene encoding type I glutamate--ammonia ligase, giving the protein MGRYTKEDIYRLVEEKEVKFIRLQFTDILGTIKNVEIPVSQLDKALDNKMMFDGSSIEGFVRIEESDMYLYPDFDTFMVFPWTTGKGKVARFICDIYTADGEPFLGDPRTNLKRVLKEMEAMGFTHFNLGPEPEFFLFKLDENGEPTLEVNDHGGYFDLAPTDLGENCRRDIVLELEEMGFEVEASHHEVAPGQHEIDFKYADVITACDNIQTFKLVVKTIARKHGLHATFMPKPLFGEAGSGMHCNVSLFKGNENAFFDPNTELGLSETAMQFMAGLLKHVQSFTAITNPTVNSYKRLVPGFEAPVYVAWSAQNRSPLIRVPASRGVSTRLEVRSVDPSANPYLAMAVILAAGLDGIKNKLTPPAPINRNIYVMTEEERRENGIENLPAQLDDALRLLEKDEVVKNALGPHIYQNFKEAKEIEFEMYRSTVHPWEREHYLKMY; this is encoded by the coding sequence GTGGGTCGATACACAAAAGAAGACATCTATCGATTAGTGGAAGAAAAGGAAGTAAAATTCATCCGACTACAATTTACAGATATTTTAGGAACCATTAAAAACGTAGAAATCCCTGTAAGCCAATTAGATAAAGCGCTGGACAATAAAATGATGTTCGATGGTTCATCCATTGAAGGTTTTGTGCGCATTGAAGAATCCGATATGTACCTATACCCAGATTTCGATACATTTATGGTCTTCCCTTGGACAACAGGAAAAGGAAAAGTGGCTCGCTTTATTTGCGATATATATACTGCTGATGGGGAGCCGTTCTTAGGCGACCCTCGCACAAATTTAAAACGTGTATTAAAAGAAATGGAAGCAATGGGCTTTACACATTTTAATTTAGGGCCGGAACCAGAATTCTTCTTATTTAAATTAGATGAAAACGGAGAACCGACTCTTGAAGTGAACGACCATGGAGGCTATTTTGACTTAGCCCCAACGGACCTAGGGGAAAACTGCCGCCGCGATATCGTCCTTGAATTGGAAGAAATGGGCTTTGAAGTGGAAGCTTCCCACCATGAAGTGGCGCCAGGCCAACATGAAATTGACTTCAAATACGCGGATGTTATTACAGCTTGCGACAATATTCAAACTTTCAAATTAGTGGTGAAAACCATTGCCCGCAAACATGGTTTACACGCAACATTTATGCCGAAGCCATTATTTGGCGAAGCCGGTTCAGGAATGCACTGCAACGTTTCTTTATTCAAAGGAAATGAAAATGCCTTCTTTGATCCAAACACTGAACTTGGATTATCTGAAACAGCAATGCAATTTATGGCTGGTTTGTTAAAACATGTGCAAAGTTTTACTGCCATTACAAACCCTACAGTGAACTCATATAAACGTTTAGTTCCGGGTTTTGAAGCGCCTGTATATGTTGCTTGGTCTGCCCAAAACCGTTCGCCGTTGATTCGCGTTCCAGCGTCCCGTGGTGTGTCAACACGTCTTGAAGTGCGTTCTGTTGACCCATCTGCAAACCCATATTTAGCGATGGCGGTTATTTTAGCTGCTGGTTTGGATGGGATTAAAAACAAATTAACTCCACCAGCTCCAATTAACCGAAACATTTATGTGATGACGGAAGAGGAACGCCGCGAAAACGGAATTGAAAACTTGCCTGCACAGCTCGATGATGCTCTTCGTTTGCTTGAAAAAGATGAAGTGGTGAAAAACGCACTTGGACCACACATCTATCAAAACTTTAAAGAAGCGAAGGAAATCGAATTCGAAATGTACCGCTCCACAGTTCACCCGTGGGAGAGAGAGCATTATTTGAAAATGTATTAA
- a CDS encoding PilW family protein gives MNNQRGLTLVELLAAIIISSFVLLFSTTLLINSFKTQEKVTTEIAIRDAADFIMSSLIKEIYTSKNSEFKFIEDPSHNNYYLEKIDDSSTITGFKNGQIYLNGSTLQYNDAIVEVVWEKSEIGYTEDTNLNRTYTIMLTLQSTKNNFEKTFKTEVRSINDLKKEEEEG, from the coding sequence ATGAATAATCAAAGAGGTCTCACTTTAGTTGAGCTACTTGCAGCAATCATTATTTCCAGCTTTGTACTTCTTTTTTCTACTACCCTTTTAATAAATTCTTTTAAAACACAAGAAAAAGTAACCACCGAAATTGCTATAAGAGACGCAGCGGATTTTATTATGTCGAGTCTAATAAAAGAAATATATACCTCAAAAAATTCTGAATTTAAATTTATAGAAGATCCTAGTCACAATAATTATTATCTTGAAAAAATTGATGATTCTTCAACTATTACCGGATTTAAAAATGGGCAAATTTATTTAAATGGTTCAACACTTCAATACAATGATGCAATCGTTGAAGTTGTATGGGAAAAAAGCGAAATTGGGTACACTGAGGATACCAATCTTAATCGTACATATACTATCATGTTGACTTTACAATCTACCAAAAACAATTTTGAAAAAACCTTTAAAACTGAAGTTCGATCAATCAATGATCTTAAAAAAGAAGAAGAGGAGGGTTAG
- a CDS encoding type IV pilus modification PilV family protein, with protein sequence MYLKIFNMIKNNQGFSLVEAVASIVLITIALLSFYSLFISSFNTANYNNDKLIAINLAEAELERIKLSPFETGNLPPVDYSVNYNQTIRKTKEIYSGGDTYDLEIIATQNNNEKNNKLINVIVTVEYNGKKSTVEGYVIYE encoded by the coding sequence TTGTATTTAAAAATTTTTAATATGATTAAGAATAATCAAGGTTTTTCGTTAGTTGAAGCTGTCGCATCAATTGTTTTAATTACAATCGCTTTACTTAGCTTTTATTCATTATTCATTTCTTCGTTTAATACTGCTAATTACAATAATGACAAGTTAATTGCTATCAATTTAGCTGAAGCAGAACTTGAAAGAATAAAGTTATCTCCTTTTGAAACCGGTAATTTACCCCCAGTAGATTATTCAGTAAATTATAATCAAACTATTCGAAAAACAAAAGAAATATATTCGGGCGGCGATACTTACGACCTCGAAATTATTGCAACACAAAATAACAATGAAAAAAACAACAAATTAATTAACGTTATTGTTACTGTTGAATATAACGGTAAAAAAAGTACTGTAGAGGGGTACGTAATATATGAATAA
- a CDS encoding VanW family protein translates to MKYIKYHKAFTFILVIIAMICLIVFMQTSLKASADGKRANGSTIGGVNVSGLKDDEIKEVLENAILEWKSEPIIIQGGGAELTINPQEIQFDIERSIKNYRNLTDKPFFLFWTSDRKVQVPIYISESDVVKNQISNISIWDTEETYNQVVMQASYLKSHEIEAIVTDTTQLKNERIALSIEEIPENAIGVQLLAEALDEYILKPNNPFSLLTDLENLTDSANIEGLNFFGSMIYNTVLQSKVEILERHPQKEIPDYLQPGMDVYIDAFTEKDLQFVNVSEHPYLLKTTVEDNRLKVELYSSVKEATVQVYVDQQPIAPRIINRYSKDLPMGATKLIQEEKQGLQVTVTRKISENGDEQIQEISRDYYAPINRIVLKSTSQPVSDAIEEQGNNTNSSLVENVDLDGDGLPDYDNSNEVSLDEDLPPGSYYDKGGNLVTP, encoded by the coding sequence TTGAAGTACATAAAATACCATAAAGCATTCACCTTCATCCTTGTGATTATTGCAATGATTTGCTTAATTGTTTTCATGCAAACTTCATTAAAAGCTTCTGCGGACGGGAAACGAGCAAATGGTTCTACTATTGGTGGAGTCAATGTTTCTGGTTTGAAAGATGATGAAATAAAAGAAGTGCTGGAAAATGCAATTCTTGAATGGAAATCAGAGCCAATCATCATACAGGGTGGCGGTGCAGAACTGACGATTAATCCACAGGAAATACAATTTGATATCGAACGGTCAATAAAAAATTACCGAAATCTAACAGACAAACCATTTTTCCTGTTTTGGACATCTGATAGGAAAGTGCAAGTTCCAATATATATATCAGAGAGTGACGTTGTAAAAAATCAAATTTCTAACATCTCCATTTGGGATACGGAGGAAACTTACAATCAAGTTGTTATGCAAGCTTCTTATTTAAAATCCCATGAAATTGAGGCAATTGTAACCGATACGACACAGCTTAAAAATGAAAGAATCGCATTATCCATTGAGGAAATTCCCGAAAACGCAATAGGCGTACAATTATTAGCGGAAGCTTTGGACGAATATATATTAAAGCCGAACAACCCATTTTCTTTGTTGACAGATTTAGAAAATCTAACAGATTCCGCAAACATTGAAGGATTAAATTTTTTTGGCTCAATGATTTACAATACAGTTTTACAAAGCAAAGTGGAGATTTTGGAAAGACACCCGCAAAAAGAGATTCCAGATTATTTGCAGCCCGGCATGGATGTATATATAGATGCTTTTACAGAGAAGGATTTACAATTTGTTAATGTTTCTGAGCATCCATATTTGCTGAAAACAACCGTTGAAGACAATCGGTTGAAAGTGGAGTTGTATTCTAGCGTAAAAGAAGCGACAGTCCAAGTTTATGTTGATCAACAACCTATCGCACCTCGAATCATAAACAGATACTCTAAAGATTTGCCAATGGGTGCAACGAAGTTAATTCAAGAAGAGAAACAGGGTCTTCAAGTAACGGTTACAAGAAAGATTTCGGAAAATGGGGACGAACAAATACAAGAGATTAGTAGAGATTATTATGCTCCAATAAATCGAATCGTGTTGAAATCAACAAGTCAACCAGTTTCTGATGCGATTGAAGAACAGGGCAATAACACAAATTCTAGTCTAGTAGAAAACGTGGATTTAGATGGTGATGGATTACCGGATTACGACAACAGCAATGAAGTGAGTCTTGATGAAGATTTGCCTCCTGGAAGTTACTATGATAAAGGCGGTAATTTAGTAACTCCATAG
- a CDS encoding GspE/PulE family protein, whose protein sequence is MIAKNRKRLGDLLVEAGVITPEQLDYALKNKSKDEKLGDFLIRENFITEQQLIEVLEFQLGVPHINLSQYHIDPEVLQLVPAELAKRVQIMPIRKDKNRLFIAMADPMDYFAIEEVRMATGCHIETAIAAKDDLYRTIAKYYDLQESLDKAMADLNDTTSETVEQQITDEESPIVRLVNQLISNAVLQRASDIHFEPLETKFRVRYRIDGVLRTERSLPKHMQNMITARIKILGNLNITENRLPQDGRIKTTVNFRPVDIRLSTLPTIYGEKIVMRILDLNNAATSIDKLGFSEQNEKLFRYMISRPNGIVLISGPTGSGKSTTLYAALSELNQEGVNIITVEDPVEYRLEGINQIQVREEVGLTFATGLRSILRQDPDIIMIGEIRDTETAEIATRASLTGHLVLSTLHTNSAVESISRLEDMGIEPFLIASSVVGVIAQRLVRRVCRDCAETVPATLREKELFSKEGLQIEHVLRGRGCAVCNHTGYRGRIAIHEILPIDRTVREYILQRKGTPAIMDYMKREGYRTLLGDGFLKVLQGLTTTEEVLRVSRVE, encoded by the coding sequence ATGATTGCAAAAAATCGGAAACGATTAGGGGACTTGCTTGTAGAAGCAGGAGTCATTACACCTGAACAACTCGACTATGCATTGAAAAATAAATCAAAAGATGAGAAACTGGGAGACTTTTTAATCAGAGAAAACTTTATAACAGAGCAACAATTGATTGAAGTGCTTGAATTCCAATTGGGCGTTCCGCATATTAACTTAAGCCAATATCATATCGATCCGGAAGTGCTTCAATTAGTGCCGGCAGAATTGGCAAAACGGGTACAAATAATGCCTATCAGAAAAGATAAAAATAGATTGTTCATTGCAATGGCTGACCCAATGGACTATTTTGCCATCGAGGAAGTTCGGATGGCAACTGGTTGCCATATTGAAACGGCCATTGCTGCAAAAGATGATTTGTACAGAACCATTGCAAAATATTATGATTTGCAAGAGTCTTTGGATAAGGCGATGGCAGATTTAAACGATACAACTTCTGAAACTGTGGAGCAGCAAATCACCGATGAGGAATCACCAATCGTCCGCTTAGTGAACCAATTAATTTCCAATGCCGTATTGCAACGGGCGAGCGACATTCACTTTGAGCCGCTAGAAACGAAATTTCGGGTAAGATACCGGATAGATGGTGTGCTCAGAACGGAGCGTTCCCTTCCAAAACATATGCAAAATATGATCACTGCCCGCATTAAAATTTTGGGGAATCTAAATATTACTGAAAACCGATTACCGCAAGATGGGCGCATTAAAACAACTGTCAATTTTCGACCGGTGGATATACGTTTATCAACTTTGCCGACGATTTACGGCGAAAAAATCGTTATGCGTATCCTCGATTTGAACAATGCTGCCACGAGTATTGATAAATTAGGGTTTAGCGAACAAAATGAAAAATTATTCCGGTACATGATTTCTAGACCAAACGGCATCGTACTCATTTCCGGTCCAACTGGATCAGGTAAATCGACGACGTTGTATGCCGCTTTATCTGAGCTGAACCAAGAAGGTGTTAATATCATAACGGTTGAAGATCCTGTGGAATATCGATTGGAAGGAATCAACCAAATACAAGTAAGAGAAGAAGTTGGATTAACTTTTGCCACAGGATTGCGCTCCATACTCCGCCAAGACCCAGATATTATTATGATTGGAGAAATCCGTGACACTGAAACAGCAGAGATTGCCACTCGAGCTTCCCTTACTGGTCACTTAGTTTTAAGTACTCTCCATACAAACAGCGCCGTAGAATCGATTTCTCGACTTGAAGATATGGGGATTGAGCCGTTTTTAATTGCATCTTCTGTAGTCGGAGTTATCGCACAACGTTTAGTAAGACGAGTATGCCGTGACTGTGCAGAAACTGTACCTGCAACCTTGCGGGAAAAGGAGCTATTTTCTAAGGAAGGGCTTCAAATAGAACATGTGCTTCGAGGTCGCGGTTGCGCAGTTTGTAACCATACCGGCTATAGAGGAAGAATTGCAATTCATGAAATCTTGCCTATCGATCGTACCGTGAGAGAATACATTTTGCAGCGGAAAGGGACTCCAGCAATTATGGATTATATGAAACGTGAAGGCTATCGCACATTACTTGGAGATGGATTTTTGAAAGTTTTACAAGGCTTGACTACAACAGAAGAAGTATTACGTGTTTCAAGGGTCGAATAG
- a CDS encoding type IV pilus twitching motility protein PilT yields the protein MAYSIHDLLQKAFEYNASDLHITVGTPPVYRIHGRLERFGEFGLTAEEIEDMVKAIIPDHKMKDYQTIGDADFNYAFNENFRFRVNAYHQRNAPALAFRLIPTKIPTIESLGMPKVLYDLAEKPQGLVLVTGPTGSGKSSTLAAMINHINSTKAKHIITLEDPVEYIHPHKKSIVNQREIGIDAKDFATGLRAALRQDPDVILVGEMRDLETISTAITAAETGHLVMATLHTSSAATTIDRIIDVFPPHQQNQIRNQLANVLQGIISQRLFVRKDKKGRIAATEILVAVPSVTNLIRSEKIQQIQNVMQTSRALGMHTLQHSIQELLSRGIVSMEEVKPYMNVGDYH from the coding sequence ATGGCATATTCAATCCATGATTTACTGCAAAAAGCTTTTGAATACAATGCATCGGATTTGCACATTACGGTTGGTACTCCGCCAGTGTATCGAATACATGGCCGACTTGAAAGGTTTGGAGAGTTCGGTTTGACTGCCGAAGAAATTGAAGACATGGTGAAAGCCATCATTCCGGACCACAAAATGAAAGATTACCAAACAATAGGCGATGCGGATTTTAACTACGCTTTCAACGAAAACTTTCGATTCCGCGTCAATGCTTATCATCAACGAAATGCACCAGCACTCGCTTTTCGCTTGATTCCAACGAAAATCCCGACAATTGAATCGCTCGGAATGCCGAAAGTGTTATATGATTTGGCGGAAAAACCCCAAGGACTTGTATTAGTTACCGGTCCAACCGGCTCGGGGAAATCGTCCACGTTGGCGGCAATGATTAACCATATCAATTCAACGAAGGCTAAACATATCATTACTCTGGAAGATCCGGTTGAATATATTCATCCGCATAAAAAATCCATTGTCAATCAACGGGAAATTGGAATTGACGCGAAAGATTTTGCAACAGGACTAAGAGCGGCTCTTCGTCAAGACCCGGATGTTATTCTTGTTGGGGAGATGCGGGATTTAGAAACGATTTCAACAGCGATTACTGCGGCAGAAACAGGCCATTTAGTAATGGCGACACTTCATACATCAAGTGCTGCTACAACAATTGACCGCATTATAGATGTATTTCCACCGCATCAACAAAACCAAATTCGCAATCAACTTGCAAATGTATTGCAAGGGATCATTTCCCAGCGCCTTTTCGTCCGAAAAGATAAAAAAGGCCGCATCGCAGCAACTGAAATACTAGTTGCAGTGCCTTCGGTGACAAATTTAATACGCAGCGAAAAGATTCAACAAATTCAAAATGTTATGCAGACTAGCCGTGCTTTAGGCATGCATACATTGCAACATTCAATTCAAGAATTGCTGTCGAGAGGAATAGTGTCGATGGAGGAAGTCAAGCCATACATGAACGTTGGTGATTACCATTGA
- a CDS encoding type II secretion system F family protein → MTIYRYEGRTKAGEIKKGKIDAASKKEAIAKLRGLGINPREVYESSSIFDKELKMGWAKVKNQDFVIYCRQFATLIRAGVSIVDSTNILSRQTKSKPLKKALEMVEEDIRTGISFSDATKKHPKVFPELFTNMIASAEVSGNMDITLDKLATTFEKQYNLKKKIRSTMTYPLILLLLTIAVAIFMMIVIVPTFVESFESMGAELPTLTVVTIKISGMLQKYWWIVLILLVVTIMLLYYLYKNNKKFNYIANYVLLKTPIFGPLLQKTVIARMVSTLSSLFSSAVPILQSLTIVEKVVGNPVVSKVVKELRDSLEKGNTLSEPLEKSWLFPPLVTSMVSIGESTGSLDYMLEKVAEFYEAEVDRNVDTLKSLIEPIMILFLAVIVGGIVAAIFLPMFSLYEHM, encoded by the coding sequence TTGACCATCTACAGGTATGAAGGCAGGACGAAAGCGGGTGAAATAAAAAAAGGAAAAATCGATGCGGCAAGTAAAAAAGAAGCGATTGCCAAGTTGCGAGGGCTAGGCATTAATCCTCGGGAAGTATATGAATCATCGAGCATCTTTGACAAAGAGCTGAAAATGGGCTGGGCAAAAGTAAAAAATCAGGATTTCGTCATCTATTGTCGGCAATTTGCTACGCTGATTCGCGCAGGTGTATCGATTGTTGATTCTACAAATATATTATCTCGCCAAACAAAGAGCAAGCCGTTAAAAAAAGCCTTGGAGATGGTGGAGGAGGATATTCGAACGGGGATTTCCTTCTCCGATGCGACAAAAAAACATCCGAAAGTGTTTCCCGAATTGTTTACCAACATGATCGCTTCCGCAGAAGTATCAGGGAATATGGATATTACTTTGGATAAATTGGCTACAACCTTCGAAAAGCAATATAACTTAAAGAAAAAGATTCGATCGACGATGACATATCCGTTAATATTGCTTTTACTAACTATTGCTGTAGCCATATTTATGATGATAGTCATCGTACCTACATTTGTTGAATCATTTGAAAGCATGGGAGCAGAGCTGCCAACTTTAACGGTCGTTACCATCAAAATCAGCGGAATGCTGCAAAAATATTGGTGGATTGTTCTTATCCTTCTCGTAGTAACAATTATGTTGCTTTATTACCTATATAAAAACAACAAAAAGTTCAACTATATAGCGAATTACGTATTGTTGAAAACCCCAATTTTTGGACCATTATTACAGAAAACCGTCATTGCTCGGATGGTGTCAACTTTATCTTCTTTATTTAGCAGCGCTGTTCCAATTCTTCAAAGTTTAACGATTGTAGAAAAAGTGGTTGGAAATCCTGTCGTTTCAAAAGTCGTAAAAGAGCTAAGAGATAGTTTGGAAAAAGGGAATACACTATCAGAGCCGTTAGAGAAAAGTTGGCTCTTTCCGCCGCTTGTAACTTCAATGGTATCAATTGGAGAGTCCACAGGATCACTCGATTACATGTTGGAAAAAGTTGCGGAATTTTATGAAGCAGAAGTGGATCGAAATGTAGATACGTTAAAGTCGTTAATTGAACCTATCATGATTCTATTTCTGGCAGTAATTGTAGGTGGAATCGTTGCAGCCATCTTCTTGCCGATGTTTAGCTTATATGAACATATGTAG
- a CDS encoding prepilin-type N-terminal cleavage/methylation domain-containing protein, with product MLNLLKKRLKNEKGLTLVELLAVIVILAIVAAIAIPAIGNIIENSRYNAVKADAINVLNAANLYFTENNGETTVTVKKLKEDGFLDSEGKIPTDSTITKAKGGHKLKASDITYSGNKKVTFNDATIQAINADNQEGSTEGDKTIPQGTQTPSQGTQ from the coding sequence ATGTTGAATTTATTGAAAAAACGTTTGAAAAATGAAAAAGGTTTAACATTAGTCGAATTATTAGCGGTAATTGTTATTTTGGCCATTGTTGCAGCAATAGCGATTCCAGCGATTGGGAATATCATTGAAAATTCACGTTATAATGCCGTAAAAGCAGATGCAATCAATGTACTAAATGCAGCCAATTTATATTTTACAGAGAATAATGGAGAAACAACTGTTACTGTAAAAAAATTAAAAGAAGATGGATTCTTAGATAGCGAAGGAAAAATTCCAACTGACAGTACAATTACTAAAGCTAAGGGAGGTCATAAATTAAAAGCATCTGATATAACATATTCTGGTAATAAAAAAGTTACATTTAATGATGCTACAATTCAAGCCATTAATGCTGATAATCAAGAAGGTAGTACTGAAGGTGATAAAACTATTCCACAAGGAACCCAAACCCCTTCACAAGGAACCCAATAG
- the pilM gene encoding type IV pilus biogenesis protein PilM has product MFRRKKKSHVSIEINDYVLRSLVMKGSDLSQAKVLEVEIPEGVIEESDVIDEMALFQLFKQYATNWGGKNQNVRFIVPDSFILLKSFEHPYDIEPTKLREYAEMEIGYSIHLPFEEPLIDVFDPEEGDGKAMMFAANSEQLNKYIHLFLDISMNPEIADVRALCNLRLLESLNLLDEQKTYLLTYWLINELSITIYSKGNVEFQRFQLIDTDMNQWKAKEVDEHQLDFFYDGELEDYLMLISDQVLELDRIMNFFRFSLNKGEKGVDEIIVMGDNPYLDNIYSNLQQSFDLPMKLINDQFMTEHFQGFKAKHATLIGLALKEVKS; this is encoded by the coding sequence ATGTTTAGACGAAAGAAAAAATCCCATGTATCCATTGAAATCAATGATTACGTACTTCGCTCTTTAGTGATGAAGGGGTCAGATTTATCGCAGGCGAAAGTATTGGAAGTAGAAATACCAGAAGGAGTAATTGAAGAATCTGACGTCATAGATGAAATGGCGTTGTTCCAACTCTTTAAACAATACGCAACAAATTGGGGCGGGAAAAACCAAAATGTTCGTTTTATCGTTCCGGACTCTTTTATTTTATTAAAATCTTTTGAGCATCCGTATGATATTGAACCAACTAAATTAAGAGAATATGCGGAAATGGAAATCGGTTACTCCATTCATCTTCCATTCGAAGAGCCCCTCATTGATGTGTTTGACCCGGAGGAAGGGGACGGCAAGGCGATGATGTTTGCAGCTAACTCCGAACAATTGAATAAGTACATACATTTATTTTTAGATATTTCGATGAATCCTGAAATCGCAGATGTTCGGGCCCTTTGCAATTTACGATTGCTCGAATCGTTGAACTTGTTGGATGAACAAAAAACTTATTTGCTCACTTATTGGTTGATTAACGAACTATCTATTACCATTTATTCAAAAGGAAATGTTGAATTCCAACGGTTCCAATTGATCGATACGGATATGAATCAATGGAAGGCAAAAGAAGTGGATGAGCATCAACTAGACTTTTTCTATGATGGGGAACTGGAAGATTATCTAATGCTTATTTCGGACCAAGTGTTAGAACTTGACCGCATTATGAATTTCTTCCGATTCTCTTTAAATAAAGGAGAAAAGGGAGTCGATGAAATCATCGTGATGGGGGATAACCCGTATCTTGATAATATTTATTCCAATTTGCAGCAAAGTTTCGATTTACCGATGAAGTTGATTAACGACCAGTTTATGACTGAGCATTTTCAAGGATTCAAGGCAAAGCATGCAACATTAATCGGACTTGCCTTAAAGGAGGTTAAATCGTGA
- a CDS encoding PilN domain-containing protein yields the protein MIPDINLLPKIDKRQSTSKWLYILLSVLTLLLIAFLVFQYFELGGKISDLRNEEQQVLAERNQLQAQLDNMAVDTGSLKQSVEFIEKISYAVSPIIDETVRLQPRQTYLREYAFDAQSVQLSMDFETLSDISNYISRLSRSSYFQDVQVTTIEHFEVGHQEAANNFHEIPRYKVKFTMMIDQDYLAAGGVE from the coding sequence GTGATTCCAGATATTAACCTGTTGCCGAAAATCGATAAGAGGCAGTCCACATCGAAATGGCTTTATATTCTATTATCTGTACTCACGCTTTTACTCATTGCTTTTTTGGTGTTCCAATATTTTGAACTTGGAGGCAAAATTTCTGATTTACGGAACGAAGAGCAACAAGTTTTAGCTGAAAGGAATCAATTGCAAGCACAATTAGACAACATGGCAGTCGATACAGGTTCATTAAAGCAATCAGTGGAATTTATTGAAAAAATTTCCTATGCTGTTTCGCCAATTATCGATGAAACGGTACGTCTGCAACCGAGACAAACTTATTTAAGAGAATATGCTTTTGATGCCCAGTCTGTACAACTGTCAATGGATTTTGAAACTTTAAGTGACATTTCCAACTATATATCTCGATTATCAAGAAGCTCTTACTTTCAAGATGTTCAAGTAACAACTATTGAACATTTTGAAGTTGGTCATCAAGAAGCGGCAAATAACTTCCATGAAATTCCTCGGTATAAAGTAAAATTCACAATGATGATCGATCAAGATTATTTAGCTGCTGGAGGTGTTGAATGA